A genomic segment from Oncorhynchus keta strain PuntledgeMale-10-30-2019 chromosome 7, Oket_V2, whole genome shotgun sequence encodes:
- the hecw2a gene encoding E3 ubiquitin-protein ligase HECW2 isoform X1 — MRPSLATAVLPRTRNHPHAAHPHNAHGLSGHLGREHLSAPRRRSPHLRHTLSPENLRCLAERGGAAGDMASVVSSPIGLPRANSDTDLVTSQSRSSLTASTLEFTLGRGENLVISWDIKEEVDATDWIGLYHIDETSPSNVWDCKNRGVNGTQRGQIVWRLEPGPYFMDAETRICFKYYHGVSGALRATTPCITVKNPGVLGEGQSEGQSSTDHPRKLISFTLTDMRAVGLKKGMFFNPDPYLKMSIHPGKRSGFPTFSHHGQERRSAIIANTTNPKWHGEKYTFVALMTDILNIEVKDKFAKSRPIIKRFLGQLTIPVQRLIEKIPGVQPLSFSLCRRLPTEHVSGQMQFKVELTSTGPDGASLDFIIGVPNNGAPGTPSDDEDLPHPLPGVVTGGPSPTGSLGSQRSWEGGATAYPVPDYRDFIGTEGGTTEGESYSGPQRLQRSLSEGLDAIEAPKGPGERPLGAASPKLRSSFPTHTRLSAMLHIDSDEEEERSGSTDIYPVPGSPLLLNGGHDEDLFPELQQDSDTEQPQPRVEGDEQEGVKGEECATGGESYVAPELDLALDLEDSSEPDVFSEVEEVPFFSEVLSQSLLTEVLEGPEERQGPADDPSSEIDSCSMATAPQTVFSSSESCPITMSTAQEVDAGAETAIDPGGDTITDNSPTSQHVDDEGDEQTPANEVEGDAPSANELEPGEEISELRRSLQASGGVSQDEVGEEPRPAGDAGSVDSDAVATETDGEDGAQVNGHPVHSLPTVRHDIHRYQRVDEPLPPNWEARIDSHGRIFFVDHVNRTTTWQRPTGPPAPQGLTRSNSIQQMEQLNRRYQSIRRTMTSERSEENTVDLPPELTESDLLPQTIPEYRRESAVGHSSSRSRLSLLLQSPSAKFLCSPDFFTMLHSNPSAYRMFTSNTCLKHMISKVRRDAHHYERYQHNRDLVAFLNMFTNKQLELPRGWEMKHDQSGKPFFVDHNRRSTTFIDPRLPLQSARSTGLLTHRQHLSRQRSHSAGEVVDDTRHSNPPVMPRPSSTFSGSTRNQYQDLVPVAYNDKIVAFLRQPNIIEILQERQPELVRNHSLKERLQFIRSEGVSGLARLSSDADLVILLSLFDEEVMSYVPPAALLHPSYCSSPQSSPGTQRANARAPAPYKRDFEAKLRNFYRKLETKGYGQGPGKVKLIVRRDHLLEDAFNQIMCYSRKDLQRSKLYVSFVGEEGLDYSGPSREFFFLVSRELFNPYYGLFEYSANDTYTVQISPMSAFVDNHHEWFRFSGRILGLALIHQYLLDAFFTRPFYKGLLRIPCDLSDLEFLDEEFHQSLQWMKDNDIEDMLDLTFTVNEEVFGQITERELKPGGAGVPVSEKNKKEYIERMVKWRIERGVAQQTESLVRGFYEVVDVRLVSVFDARELELVIAGTAEIDLADWRNNTEYRGGYHDNHIVIRWFWAAVERFNNEQRLRLLQFVTGTSSIPYEGFASLRGSNGPRRFCVEKWGKITSLPRAHTCFNRLDLPPYPSFSMLYEKMLTAVEETSTFGLE; from the exons ATGAGACCAGCCCGTCTAATGTGTGGGACTGTAAGAATCGCGGGGTGAATGGGACACAGAGGGGTCAGATTGTCTGGAGACTGGAGCCTGGTCCTTACTTCATGGACG CTGAGACCAGGATCTGCTTCAAGTACTACCACGGTGTCAGTGGAGCCCTGAGAGCAACCACCCCCTGCATCACTGTGAAAAACCCTGgagtcctg GGAGAAGGTCAAAGTGAGGGGCAGTCATCCACAGATCATCCTCGCAAACTAATCAGCTTTACTTTAACGG ATATGCGTGCGGTGGGGCTGAAGAAGGGAATGTTCTTCAACCCGGATCCCTATCTGAAGATGTCCATCCACCCTGGGAAGAGGAGCGGCTTCCCCACCTTCAGCCACCATGGACAGGAGAGACGCTCCGCCATCATCGCCAACACCACCAACCCTAAGTGGCACGGAGAG aAATACACTTTCGTAGCACTGATGACAGATATTCTGAACATCGAGGTGAAGGACAAGTTTGCCAAAAGTCGACCAATCATCAAGCGCTTCCTTGGTCAGCTGACCATTCCTGTCCAGAGGCTGATTGAGAAGATACCTGG TGTCCAGCCTCTGAGCTTCTCTCTGTGTCGACGGTTGCCCACTGAGCATGTGAGTGGCCAGATGCAGTTCAAAGTGGAGCTTACATCCACTGGACCTGACG GGGCCTCACTAGACTTTATCATCGGTGTGCCCAATAATGGGGCCCCGGGGACTCCGTCAGATGACGAGGATCTGCCACATCCACTCCCAGGGGTGGTCACTGGAGGCCCCTCCCCTACTGGCTCTCTGGGCTCACAGAGGTCCTGGGAAGGCGGGGCCACAGCTTATCCAGTCCCAGACTACAGGGACTTCATCGGTACAGAGGGCGGAACCACAGAGGGTGAATCCTACTCTGGCCCTCAACGGCTGCAGAGGTCCCTAAGTGAAGGCCTGGATGCCATCGAGGCCCCCAAGGGTCCCGGAGAGAGGCCCCTAGGCGCTGCCTCCCCGAAGCTGCGGTCTAGCTTTCCCACTCACACACGTCTCAGCGCCATGCTGCACATTGACTCGGACGAAGAAGAGGAGCGCTCGGGGTCCACTGACATCTACCCGGTGCCCGGGTCCCCCCTGCTGCTCAACGGCGGCCATGACGAAGATCTCTTCCCAGAGCTACAACAGGACTCTGACACTGAGCAGCCTCAGCCCAGGGTGGAGGGTGATGAACAGGAGGGGGTAAAGGGGGAAGAATGTGCCACTGGTGGTGAATCTTATGTGGCCCCTGAGTTAGACCTGGCCCTCGACTTGGAAGACTCCTCTGAGCCTGATGTTTTCTCAGAGGTGGAGGAAGTTCCTTTCTTCTCAGAGGTGCTGTCCCAGAGTCTTTTGACTGAGGTCCTGGAGGGGCCAGAAGAGCGCCAGGGGCCTGCTGACGACCCCTCGTCGGAGATTGACTCATGCTCCATGGCAACAGCCCCACAGACAGTCTTCTCTTCCTCAGAGAGTTGCCCAATCACGATGTCCACAGCTCAG GAGGTGGATGCAGGGGCAGAAACTGCCATTGACCCAGGAGGAGATACCATCACCGACAACTCACCCACCAGTCAGCATGTAGACGATGAGGGAGATGAGCAGACGCCAGCCAATGAGGTTGAAGGAGATGCTCCATCAGCCAATGAGCTCGAGCCAGGAGAGGAGATAAGTGAGCTTAGGCGGAGCTTGCAGGCATCTGGGGGGGTGTCCCAggatgaggtgggggaggagcCAAGGCCAGCGGGAGATGCAGGATCTGTGGATTCAGATGCAGTTGCCACGGAGACGGATGGAGAGGACG GTGCTCAAGTGAACGGTCACCCCGTTCACTCGCTCCCCACAGTGCGCCATGACATCCACCGATACCAACGAGTGGACGAACCCTTACCTCCTA ACTGGGAGGCGAGGATCGATAGTCACGGTCGTATTTTCTTTGTGGATCATGTGAACCGGACCACCACGTGGCAGCGCCCCACCGGACCACCTGCCCCCCAGGGCCTGACCCGCTCCAACTCCATCCAACAGATGGAGCAGCTCAACCGCAG GTATCAGAGCATAAGGAGGACGATGACCAGCGAGAGGTCCGAGGAGAACACAGTTGACCTCCCGCCAGAGCTCACAGAGAGTGACCTTCTACCCCAGACCATCCCTG agtacaggagagagagtgcGGTGGGTCACTCCAGCTCCCGGTCGcgtctctctctgctgctccagTCCCCCAGCGCAAAGTTCCTGTGCAGCCCAGACTTCTTCACCATGCTGCATTCTAACCCT AGTGCCTACCGCATGTTTACGAGCAACACTTGCCTGAAGCACATGATCAGTAAGGTGCGTCGGGACGCCCACCACTATGAGCGCTACCAGCACAACAGGGACctggtggcctttctcaatatgTTCACCAACAAACAGCTGGAGCTACCCAGGGGCTGGGAGATGAAGCACGACCAGTCCGGCAAG CCCTTCTTTGTGGATCACAATCGTCGTTCCACTACCTTCATCGACCCACGGCTCCCCCTCCAGAGTGCACGCTCCACTGGCCTGTTGACCCACCGCCAGCACCTCAGCCGCCAACGCAGCCACAGCGCAGGcgag GTGGTAGATGACACGCGACACTCCAACCCACCTGTCATGCCCCGCCCCTCCAGCACCTTCAGTGGGTCCACTCGCAATCAATACCAGGACCTCGTGCCTGTAG CCTACAATGACAAGATCGTGGCATTTCTACGGCAACCCAACATCATTGAGATCCTGCAAGAGAGGCAACCAGAACTCGTCAGGAACCACTCACTCAA GGAAAGGTTACAGTTCATTCGCAGCGAGGGTGTTTCTGGGCTTGCTCGTCTCTCTAGCGATGCTGATCTAGTCATTTTGCTCAG CCTGTTTGACGAGGAGGTCATGTCCTATGTGCCACCTGCTGCCTTACTGCACCCTAGCTACTGCTCCTCCCCTCAAAGCTCccctg GTACTCAGAGAGCTAATGCACGTGCGCCTGCCCCGTACAAACGTGACTTTGAGGCCAAACTGAGAAACTTCTATCGCAAGCTGGAGACAAAGGGCTATGGCCAAGGACCTGGGAAAGTCAA ATTGATCGTTCGTAGAGATCACCTGTTGGAGGATGCCTTCAATCAGATCATGTGCTACTCACGCAAAGACCTGCAGAGGAGTAAGCTGTATGTCAGCTTTGTGGGAGAGGAAGG gctGGACTACAGCGGCCCTTCGAGGGAGTTCTTCTTCTTGGTGTCAAGGGAGTTGTTTAACCCTTACTACGGTCTGTTTGAGTACTCTGCCAACGACACCTACACTGTGCAGATCAGCCCCATGTCTGCCTTCGTGGACAACCATCACGAGTG GTTTCGTTTCAGTGGGCGTATCCTGGGCCTGGCTCTGATCCACCAGTATCTGTTGGATGCCTTCTTTACCCGCCCGTTCTACAAGGGCCTGCTGCGTAT CCCATGTGACCTGAGTGACCTGGAGTTCCTGGATGAGGAGTTCCACCAGAGTTTACAGTGGATGAAGGACAATGACATCGAGGACATGCTGGACCTCACGTTCACCGTCAACGAGGAGGTCTTCGGGCAG ATCACAGAGCGAGAGCTGAAGCCAGGCGGTGCAGGTGTTCCAGTGTCAGAGAAGAATAAGAAGGAGTACATCGAGCGTATGGTTAAGTGGCGCATCGAAAGGGGTGTGGCTCAGCAGACTGAGAGCCTGGTGCGAGGCTTCTATGAG GTGGTGGACGTGAGGCTGGTGTCTGTGTTTGATGCCAGAGAGCTGGAGCTGGTGATTGCTGGCACTGCAGAGATCGACCTGGCCGACTGGAGGAACAACACAGAGTACagaggag GTTACCATGACAACCACATAGTCATTCGCTGGTTCTGGGCAGCAGTGGAGAGGTTCAACAATGAGCAGAGACTCCGACTGCTGCAG TTTGTGACAGGCACCTCCAGTATTCCCTATGAGGGCTTTGCCTCCCTCAGAGGTAGCAATGGACCACGAAGGTTCTGTGTGGAGAAGTGGGGTAAAATAACCTCCTTACCCAG GGCTCACACATGCTTTAACCGTCTGGACCTCCCGCCGTACCCTTCGTTCTCCATGCTCTATGAGAAGATGCTGACAGCCGTAGAGGAAACCAGCACCTTTGGCCTGGAGTAA
- the hecw2a gene encoding E3 ubiquitin-protein ligase HECW2 isoform X2: MRPSLATAVLPRTRNHPHAAHPHNAHGLSGHLGREHLSAPRRRSPHLRHTLSPENLRCLAERGGAAGDMASVVSSPIGLPRANSDTDLVTSQSRSSLTASTLEFTLGRGENLVISWDIKEEVDATDWIGLYHIDETSPSNVWDCKNRGVNGTQRGQIVWRLEPGPYFMDAETRICFKYYHGVSGALRATTPCITVKNPGVLGEGQSEGQSSTDHPRKLISFTLTDMRAVGLKKGMFFNPDPYLKMSIHPGKRSGFPTFSHHGQERRSAIIANTTNPKWHGEKYTFVALMTDILNIEVKDKFAKSRPIIKRFLGQLTIPVQRLIEKIPGVQPLSFSLCRRLPTEHVSGQMQFKVELTSTGPDGASLDFIIGVPNNGAPGTPSDDEDLPHPLPGVVTGGPSPTGSLGSQRSWEGGATAYPVPDYRDFIGTEGGTTEGESYSGPQRLQRSLSEGLDAIEAPKGPGERPLGAASPKLRSSFPTHTRLSAMLHIDSDEEEERSGSTDIYPVPGSPLLLNGGHDEDLFPELQQDSDTEQPQPRVEGDEQEGVKGEECATGGESYVAPELDLALDLEDSSEPDVFSEVEEVPFFSEVLSQSLLTEVLEGPEERQGPADDPSSEIDSCSMATAPQTVFSSSESCPITMSTAQEVDAGAETAIDPGGDTITDNSPTSQHVDDEGDEQTPANEVEGDAPSANELEPGEEISELRRSLQASGGVSQDEVGEEPRPAGDAGSVDSDAVATETDGEDGAQVNGHPVHSLPTVRHDIHRYQRVDEPLPPNWEARIDSHGRIFFVDHVNRTTTWQRPTGPPAPQGLTRSNSIQQMEQLNRRYQSIRRTMTSERSEENTVDLPPELTESDLLPQTIPEYRRESAVGHSSSRSRLSLLLQSPSAKFLCSPDFFTMLHSNPSAYRMFTSNTCLKHMISKVRRDAHHYERYQHNRDLVAFLNMFTNKQLELPRGWEMKHDQSGKSARSTGLLTHRQHLSRQRSHSAGEVVDDTRHSNPPVMPRPSSTFSGSTRNQYQDLVPVAYNDKIVAFLRQPNIIEILQERQPELVRNHSLKERLQFIRSEGVSGLARLSSDADLVILLSLFDEEVMSYVPPAALLHPSYCSSPQSSPGTQRANARAPAPYKRDFEAKLRNFYRKLETKGYGQGPGKVKLIVRRDHLLEDAFNQIMCYSRKDLQRSKLYVSFVGEEGLDYSGPSREFFFLVSRELFNPYYGLFEYSANDTYTVQISPMSAFVDNHHEWFRFSGRILGLALIHQYLLDAFFTRPFYKGLLRIPCDLSDLEFLDEEFHQSLQWMKDNDIEDMLDLTFTVNEEVFGQITERELKPGGAGVPVSEKNKKEYIERMVKWRIERGVAQQTESLVRGFYEVVDVRLVSVFDARELELVIAGTAEIDLADWRNNTEYRGGYHDNHIVIRWFWAAVERFNNEQRLRLLQFVTGTSSIPYEGFASLRGSNGPRRFCVEKWGKITSLPRAHTCFNRLDLPPYPSFSMLYEKMLTAVEETSTFGLE, translated from the exons ATGAGACCAGCCCGTCTAATGTGTGGGACTGTAAGAATCGCGGGGTGAATGGGACACAGAGGGGTCAGATTGTCTGGAGACTGGAGCCTGGTCCTTACTTCATGGACG CTGAGACCAGGATCTGCTTCAAGTACTACCACGGTGTCAGTGGAGCCCTGAGAGCAACCACCCCCTGCATCACTGTGAAAAACCCTGgagtcctg GGAGAAGGTCAAAGTGAGGGGCAGTCATCCACAGATCATCCTCGCAAACTAATCAGCTTTACTTTAACGG ATATGCGTGCGGTGGGGCTGAAGAAGGGAATGTTCTTCAACCCGGATCCCTATCTGAAGATGTCCATCCACCCTGGGAAGAGGAGCGGCTTCCCCACCTTCAGCCACCATGGACAGGAGAGACGCTCCGCCATCATCGCCAACACCACCAACCCTAAGTGGCACGGAGAG aAATACACTTTCGTAGCACTGATGACAGATATTCTGAACATCGAGGTGAAGGACAAGTTTGCCAAAAGTCGACCAATCATCAAGCGCTTCCTTGGTCAGCTGACCATTCCTGTCCAGAGGCTGATTGAGAAGATACCTGG TGTCCAGCCTCTGAGCTTCTCTCTGTGTCGACGGTTGCCCACTGAGCATGTGAGTGGCCAGATGCAGTTCAAAGTGGAGCTTACATCCACTGGACCTGACG GGGCCTCACTAGACTTTATCATCGGTGTGCCCAATAATGGGGCCCCGGGGACTCCGTCAGATGACGAGGATCTGCCACATCCACTCCCAGGGGTGGTCACTGGAGGCCCCTCCCCTACTGGCTCTCTGGGCTCACAGAGGTCCTGGGAAGGCGGGGCCACAGCTTATCCAGTCCCAGACTACAGGGACTTCATCGGTACAGAGGGCGGAACCACAGAGGGTGAATCCTACTCTGGCCCTCAACGGCTGCAGAGGTCCCTAAGTGAAGGCCTGGATGCCATCGAGGCCCCCAAGGGTCCCGGAGAGAGGCCCCTAGGCGCTGCCTCCCCGAAGCTGCGGTCTAGCTTTCCCACTCACACACGTCTCAGCGCCATGCTGCACATTGACTCGGACGAAGAAGAGGAGCGCTCGGGGTCCACTGACATCTACCCGGTGCCCGGGTCCCCCCTGCTGCTCAACGGCGGCCATGACGAAGATCTCTTCCCAGAGCTACAACAGGACTCTGACACTGAGCAGCCTCAGCCCAGGGTGGAGGGTGATGAACAGGAGGGGGTAAAGGGGGAAGAATGTGCCACTGGTGGTGAATCTTATGTGGCCCCTGAGTTAGACCTGGCCCTCGACTTGGAAGACTCCTCTGAGCCTGATGTTTTCTCAGAGGTGGAGGAAGTTCCTTTCTTCTCAGAGGTGCTGTCCCAGAGTCTTTTGACTGAGGTCCTGGAGGGGCCAGAAGAGCGCCAGGGGCCTGCTGACGACCCCTCGTCGGAGATTGACTCATGCTCCATGGCAACAGCCCCACAGACAGTCTTCTCTTCCTCAGAGAGTTGCCCAATCACGATGTCCACAGCTCAG GAGGTGGATGCAGGGGCAGAAACTGCCATTGACCCAGGAGGAGATACCATCACCGACAACTCACCCACCAGTCAGCATGTAGACGATGAGGGAGATGAGCAGACGCCAGCCAATGAGGTTGAAGGAGATGCTCCATCAGCCAATGAGCTCGAGCCAGGAGAGGAGATAAGTGAGCTTAGGCGGAGCTTGCAGGCATCTGGGGGGGTGTCCCAggatgaggtgggggaggagcCAAGGCCAGCGGGAGATGCAGGATCTGTGGATTCAGATGCAGTTGCCACGGAGACGGATGGAGAGGACG GTGCTCAAGTGAACGGTCACCCCGTTCACTCGCTCCCCACAGTGCGCCATGACATCCACCGATACCAACGAGTGGACGAACCCTTACCTCCTA ACTGGGAGGCGAGGATCGATAGTCACGGTCGTATTTTCTTTGTGGATCATGTGAACCGGACCACCACGTGGCAGCGCCCCACCGGACCACCTGCCCCCCAGGGCCTGACCCGCTCCAACTCCATCCAACAGATGGAGCAGCTCAACCGCAG GTATCAGAGCATAAGGAGGACGATGACCAGCGAGAGGTCCGAGGAGAACACAGTTGACCTCCCGCCAGAGCTCACAGAGAGTGACCTTCTACCCCAGACCATCCCTG agtacaggagagagagtgcGGTGGGTCACTCCAGCTCCCGGTCGcgtctctctctgctgctccagTCCCCCAGCGCAAAGTTCCTGTGCAGCCCAGACTTCTTCACCATGCTGCATTCTAACCCT AGTGCCTACCGCATGTTTACGAGCAACACTTGCCTGAAGCACATGATCAGTAAGGTGCGTCGGGACGCCCACCACTATGAGCGCTACCAGCACAACAGGGACctggtggcctttctcaatatgTTCACCAACAAACAGCTGGAGCTACCCAGGGGCTGGGAGATGAAGCACGACCAGTCCGGCAAG AGTGCACGCTCCACTGGCCTGTTGACCCACCGCCAGCACCTCAGCCGCCAACGCAGCCACAGCGCAGGcgag GTGGTAGATGACACGCGACACTCCAACCCACCTGTCATGCCCCGCCCCTCCAGCACCTTCAGTGGGTCCACTCGCAATCAATACCAGGACCTCGTGCCTGTAG CCTACAATGACAAGATCGTGGCATTTCTACGGCAACCCAACATCATTGAGATCCTGCAAGAGAGGCAACCAGAACTCGTCAGGAACCACTCACTCAA GGAAAGGTTACAGTTCATTCGCAGCGAGGGTGTTTCTGGGCTTGCTCGTCTCTCTAGCGATGCTGATCTAGTCATTTTGCTCAG CCTGTTTGACGAGGAGGTCATGTCCTATGTGCCACCTGCTGCCTTACTGCACCCTAGCTACTGCTCCTCCCCTCAAAGCTCccctg GTACTCAGAGAGCTAATGCACGTGCGCCTGCCCCGTACAAACGTGACTTTGAGGCCAAACTGAGAAACTTCTATCGCAAGCTGGAGACAAAGGGCTATGGCCAAGGACCTGGGAAAGTCAA ATTGATCGTTCGTAGAGATCACCTGTTGGAGGATGCCTTCAATCAGATCATGTGCTACTCACGCAAAGACCTGCAGAGGAGTAAGCTGTATGTCAGCTTTGTGGGAGAGGAAGG gctGGACTACAGCGGCCCTTCGAGGGAGTTCTTCTTCTTGGTGTCAAGGGAGTTGTTTAACCCTTACTACGGTCTGTTTGAGTACTCTGCCAACGACACCTACACTGTGCAGATCAGCCCCATGTCTGCCTTCGTGGACAACCATCACGAGTG GTTTCGTTTCAGTGGGCGTATCCTGGGCCTGGCTCTGATCCACCAGTATCTGTTGGATGCCTTCTTTACCCGCCCGTTCTACAAGGGCCTGCTGCGTAT CCCATGTGACCTGAGTGACCTGGAGTTCCTGGATGAGGAGTTCCACCAGAGTTTACAGTGGATGAAGGACAATGACATCGAGGACATGCTGGACCTCACGTTCACCGTCAACGAGGAGGTCTTCGGGCAG ATCACAGAGCGAGAGCTGAAGCCAGGCGGTGCAGGTGTTCCAGTGTCAGAGAAGAATAAGAAGGAGTACATCGAGCGTATGGTTAAGTGGCGCATCGAAAGGGGTGTGGCTCAGCAGACTGAGAGCCTGGTGCGAGGCTTCTATGAG GTGGTGGACGTGAGGCTGGTGTCTGTGTTTGATGCCAGAGAGCTGGAGCTGGTGATTGCTGGCACTGCAGAGATCGACCTGGCCGACTGGAGGAACAACACAGAGTACagaggag GTTACCATGACAACCACATAGTCATTCGCTGGTTCTGGGCAGCAGTGGAGAGGTTCAACAATGAGCAGAGACTCCGACTGCTGCAG TTTGTGACAGGCACCTCCAGTATTCCCTATGAGGGCTTTGCCTCCCTCAGAGGTAGCAATGGACCACGAAGGTTCTGTGTGGAGAAGTGGGGTAAAATAACCTCCTTACCCAG GGCTCACACATGCTTTAACCGTCTGGACCTCCCGCCGTACCCTTCGTTCTCCATGCTCTATGAGAAGATGCTGACAGCCGTAGAGGAAACCAGCACCTTTGGCCTGGAGTAA